The sequence below is a genomic window from Streptosporangium lutulentum.
GACAGGCTGGGCGGCTTGGGCGCGAGCTTCTCGCAGGAGGCGGTCGCGTACTCGGCGAACGTGCCGCCCGCGCCGGTGCCGTACACCTCGTCACCGGGCTGGAACCGCCTCACACCGGAACCGATCGCCGACACCACCCCGGCCAGCGCCCTGCCTCGCACCGCCACCCTGGGCCGCCGCAGCCCGAACGCGACACGCGCGCCGTACGGCCGGCCGGTCATGCAGACCCACACGCCCGGGTCCACCCCGGCGGCGCGCACCTGGACCAGCACCTGGTCCTCGCCGACCGACGGCTGGTCCACCTCGCATAACCGGAGCACATCCGCCGAACCGTACACGTCCTGAGCGATCGCTTTCATTTCGTCTCCTCCTGGGAGCCGGGGTATTGGAACACCTCGTCAAGCGGGACCTTGAACACGTGCGCGATCTGGAAGGCCATCTCCAGGGACGGTGAGTACCGGCCCTGCTCGATGGCGATGACGGTCTGCCGGGTCACGCCGATACGCTCGGCCAGCTCGGCCTGGGTCATCTCGTCGTGCGCGAAACGCAGTGCCCGGATGCGGTTGGTCACACGGGTCGGTTTCACCATTGAGGGAGGCTCCTGCGGTACACGACGACCTTGGTGACATTGCCCAGGACCGACGACAGCGCGAAGCACAGGTAGACCACGTTGGCGATCCAGAACCGCTCCCACCCGGCCATCGCCATGAGCATCGCCGCGACCGCGCCGATCACCACGAACGACTGGCCGACGTGATCACCCAGCCACCCGATCTCCCGATCCCGCACGTCCTTGACCAGGGACGCCTTCGGATTCACCACACCGATCGCCACCTCGGCCACGATCGCGGCGACGACGGCCGCCCCGACGCTCCACAGCAGCGCCGCGGCATAGGGCGCCTCGGCCAGCGGCTGCCCACCGGCCCGGCCTGACACCACGATCACGTAACCGCCGTACGCGACGACGGCCACCACCAGCCGGATCCAGGCCCGTTTCTCCTCGAGTGTCATGACCGGCTCCTCATGTACAGAATCTTTGACATTTCGAAAGTAACAAATCTTTGACCTCATGTCTAGAAAGCTTTACATCGATCCTCGGCTGGGCCCGATCCCCGAACAGGGATCGCGCACCTGCCGGCCGATGAAACCGCTCCGTCCGCTACCCGCCGGTGGCGGGACACGGCTACGCGCAAGCTGCCCGAACTCGATCGACACATCGCGCAGACTCAGGCCCTGCGGCAGGCAGTTGCGGACTGCCTGAAGCGCGGCTGCATGAAATTCGATCAGTGCGTACTACTCGATACGACGGATGCGGCGCCCTGACCGCAAACGCCCGACGGCCATGCGACTGCCGAAGCCCCAACGCTCGCCCACATTGGAAACGGTCGGTTAGGCGACCGAGTGGGTGATGGTGGCGGTATATTCGCCGACGACGACGCTGGCGGGCAGGGTCACGGTGATCGTCGGGTTCCAGGTGGCGGAGTTTTCGCCCGTGCCGTCGGAGACGGAAAAAGCCGTGCGCGCGGAGCTGAGGGAGCCGGTGATGCCGGGGGCGAACGTCGCGTCCCCGGTCGTGTCCGTGGTCTCGCCGGGTGAGTAGCTGATGAAGCTTTTGGCGATGGTCTCGGATGCGGTGGCGCCGCCGGTGGTGAAGGTCGTCGAGCTGACGGTCGCGATCCAGGCGGTGTCGGGGCCGTAGCGGGTGTCGGTCACGGTGACCTCACCGAGCGGAGCCGAAACTCCGGCGCTGCCCGCTCGTGCGGAACCTAGGTCCGCGTTCTGGGGCACGCTGATGGACAGGGTGCCGGCGGGGCGTGTAATGGTGTCGGCGTCCAGGGTGACGGTGCCGTCACGGGCCAGGACGCGGCCGTTGATGACTATGTTGGCGCCGGCGGTGATCGAGGCCAGCGCGAGGATGTTCCCGGCGAGGGTGGAGTCGGCTCCCAGCGTGGCCGAGGTGCCGACCTGCCAGAAGACATTGCGCGCCTGGGCGCCGCCGGTGAGGGTCACCGTACTGGCGGCTGCGGTCAGGAGGGTGGAGACGGTCTGGAAGATGAATATCGCGTCCGGGTCCCCCTGGGCGTCCAGCGTGAGGTTCCCGGTGTTGCTGAAGGTGCCCGAGACCGAGGTGTAGACCCCTGGCGTCAGGGTGGTGGCGCCGAGATCGGTGGGCACGGTGTCGGTGGGCGTGCGGGAGGCGACGTCGTCGTAGGCGA
It includes:
- a CDS encoding helix-turn-helix transcriptional regulator → MTNRIRALRFAHDEMTQAELAERIGVTRQTVIAIEQGRYSPSLEMAFQIAHVFKVPLDEVFQYPGSQEETK
- a CDS encoding ice-binding family protein, with protein sequence MTVLLASLLSLLLAGWSGASAAQPQPAVALGTAARFAVLAGDSVVNTGDSTVTGDLGVTPGVTVAGFPPGNVIGTVHVDDAAAVQAQSDFAIAYDDVASRTPTDTVPTDLGATTLTPGVYTSVSGTFSNTGNLTLDAQGDPDAIFIFQTVSTLLTAAASTVTLTGGAQARNVFWQVGTSATLGADSTLAGNILALASITAGANIVINGRVLARDGTVTLDADTITRPAGTLSISVPQNADLGSARAGSAGVSAPLGEVTVTDTRYGPDTAWIATVSSTTFTTGGATASETIAKSFISYSPGETTDTTGDATFAPGITGSLSSARTAFSVSDGTGENSATWNPTITVTLPASVVVGEYTATITHSVA